A region from the Bacteroidota bacterium genome encodes:
- a CDS encoding peptide deformylase — translation MIMPIVAYGDPVLRRVGDEIDAAYPNLKQLIADMFETMYHAKGVGLAAPQVGKSIRLFIVDGAPFAEDPETEEEEALGSFKKVFINAQILEEEGAEWKYNEGCLSIPKIREDVLRKPNVRIRWQDESFATHEETFTGIAARIIQHEYDHIEGKLFTDRISPMRRQLLKNKLNDISRGRVAADYKMRFPSK, via the coding sequence ATGATTATGCCCATTGTAGCTTACGGCGACCCTGTACTGCGCCGCGTAGGTGATGAAATTGATGCTGCTTATCCGAACCTGAAGCAGCTCATTGCCGATATGTTTGAAACCATGTACCACGCAAAAGGTGTGGGGCTGGCCGCACCGCAGGTGGGAAAATCAATACGCCTGTTTATTGTGGACGGAGCGCCTTTTGCCGAAGATCCGGAAACGGAAGAAGAAGAAGCATTGGGCAGTTTTAAAAAAGTATTTATCAATGCGCAGATTCTTGAAGAAGAGGGCGCCGAATGGAAATACAACGAAGGCTGCCTGAGCATTCCGAAAATCCGTGAAGATGTGCTGCGTAAACCCAATGTGCGCATACGCTGGCAGGATGAATCGTTTGCCACACACGAAGAAACATTTACCGGCATCGCGGCCCGTATCATTCAGCACGAATACGACCATATTGAAGGCAAGCTGTTTACCGACCGCATCAGCCCGATGCGCCGCCAGCTGCTGAAAAACAAGCTGAACGATATTTCGCGCGGACGTGTGGCGGCTGATTACAAAATGCGCTTCCCTTCAAAATAA
- a CDS encoding glycosyltransferase family 4 protein: MARLKLALITVDDPRDKRAWSGTNYFLLKTLEEYCGDVTVLGPYTPQPQKFLAQVINEISLRIFRRRYDYRHSAMFRRALGRYFSRRLAQGSFDAVIVSASNAAAAGLRSSLPVVYINDRSIPGAVGYHKILQQLWGFSLRQSLETDRLAISRSTHTVFCSQWAAGSAALHKGIDPLRIHIIPFGANIETDPGAPAAVPFPPPVVKLLFAGVNWYDKGGPVALQTLEKLLARGIAAELVVCGCTPPVQHTHMHVKGFLNKNNPAEFEQLLHEFRTAHFFLLPTRFEAYGLVFCESAAYGLPVLAPATGGIPTIVRDGETGFLLPPDATGEAYADKIAALIANPDRWQEMRTTARKRYEEVLNWQSFARELNKILP; the protein is encoded by the coding sequence ATGGCCAGGCTAAAACTTGCACTGATTACGGTTGATGATCCGCGTGACAAACGCGCGTGGTCGGGCACCAATTATTTTCTGCTGAAAACGCTGGAGGAATATTGTGGCGATGTAACTGTGCTTGGTCCTTACACACCACAGCCGCAGAAGTTTCTGGCGCAGGTAATCAACGAAATATCGCTGCGCATTTTCAGGCGGCGGTATGATTACCGCCACTCGGCGATGTTCAGGCGGGCATTGGGGCGATATTTCAGCCGCAGGCTGGCGCAGGGTAGTTTTGATGCGGTCATTGTATCGGCATCGAATGCGGCGGCGGCGGGTTTGCGTTCATCGCTGCCGGTGGTGTATATAAACGACCGCAGCATTCCGGGCGCAGTAGGCTACCACAAGATACTGCAACAGCTCTGGGGCTTTTCGCTGCGGCAGAGCCTTGAAACCGACCGGCTGGCGATAAGCCGCAGCACACATACCGTTTTCTGCTCGCAGTGGGCGGCCGGTTCGGCGGCATTGCACAAAGGCATCGACCCGTTGCGCATTCACATTATTCCGTTTGGTGCCAATATTGAAACCGATCCTGGCGCACCGGCCGCCGTGCCGTTTCCGCCGCCGGTGGTGAAGCTGCTTTTTGCCGGGGTAAACTGGTACGATAAAGGCGGCCCTGTGGCGCTGCAAACACTGGAAAAACTGCTGGCGCGAGGCATTGCCGCCGAGCTGGTGGTTTGTGGCTGCACACCGCCCGTGCAGCATACGCACATGCACGTAAAAGGCTTCCTGAACAAAAACAATCCCGCCGAGTTCGAACAACTGCTGCACGAATTCCGCACCGCGCACTTCTTCCTCCTCCCTACCCGTTTCGAAGCCTACGGGCTGGTGTTCTGCGAGTCGGCCGCCTACGGGCTGCCCGTGCTGGCTCCGGCCACCGGCGGTATTCCCACCATTGTACGCGACGGCGAAACCGGTTTTCTGCTGCCTCCCGATGCCACCGGCGAAGCCTACGCCGATAAAATAGCCGCTTTGATTGCCAACCCTGACCGATGGCAGGAAATGCGTACAACAGCACGCAAACGCTACGAAGAAGTACTGAACTGGCAAAGTTTTGCCCGGGAATTGAATAAAATCCTTCCCTGA